The sequence AAGCTGCTCATCATAATTACTGGAGTCAACATGAAAAAAACGGATGCTGAATATAAATCTGCTTTAAGCGATATTGAATACAAAGTTACCAGAGAAGCCGCGACTGAGAGACCATTTACTGGGAAGTATTGGGATCATTGGGATCAGGGTCAATACCAGTGTGTTTGCTGCCATACGCCTCTGTTTATGTCGAATACTAAATTTGATGCGGGTTGTGGTTGGCCGAGCTATAGCGCTCCTGAAAATACAGCAGCAATACAAGAGGTAAAAGATAGCAGCCATGGCATGATCCGGACCGAAGTACGTTGCTCAAATTGCAATGCCCATCTAGGTCATGTATTTGAGGATGGCCCTGCCCCTACTGGACTAAGGTATTGCATTAATTCTGCATCTCTGCGTTTTGAGCCCAGCGATCTGGCTTTGAAGACGAACTCCATAGATGAGAGCTAATCACGGCATAATCTGTATATGAAATTTTTATTTGATCTCTTTCCAATCATCCTCTTTTTCATTGCCTTTAAAGTTGCGGATATCTATACAGCAACGATTGTTGCGATGGTAGCAACGATCGGTCAAATCCTCTGGGTCTATTACCGTCATCGCAAAATTGATGCCATGCAATGGGTTAGCCTAGTTCTCATTGTGGTCTTCGGAAGCCTAACCATCTTTCTGCATGACAAAACTTTTATCCAACTTAAGCCCACAGCCCTGTACTGGTTATTTTCTGGCACGCTACTGATTAGTGCACATTTTTTTCAGAAAAATTGGATACAAGTTCTGATGGGTAAGCAAATTGCTCTAAAGCCCCATAGTGAAAAAACAGCTTGGCAAAAATTAAACGCAGCTTGGGCCCTCTTTTTCTTTTTCATGGGGGCACTGAATTTATACGTCGCATTTGAGTACTCTGAAGATACCTGGGTGAACTTCAAACTCTTCGGTAGTACTGGGCTTCTGATCGTGTTTGTCATATTGCAAGGCGTGTGGCTTTCCAAACACATGGAGCAAGCTAGTTAATGACCCAAAATCAAGAGAGAATCCAGCGCTTCACAAGCGATTTGTACAAGGCCTTTAAGCTTTCGCATCTGGAGATCGAAGACGAGAGCCATTTACATGCTGGTCATGCTGGTGCTGCCAGTGGTGGTGGAC comes from Polynucleobacter paneuropaeus and encodes:
- the msrB gene encoding peptide-methionine (R)-S-oxide reductase MsrB, giving the protein MKKTDAEYKSALSDIEYKVTREAATERPFTGKYWDHWDQGQYQCVCCHTPLFMSNTKFDAGCGWPSYSAPENTAAIQEVKDSSHGMIRTEVRCSNCNAHLGHVFEDGPAPTGLRYCINSASLRFEPSDLALKTNSIDES
- a CDS encoding septation protein A; its protein translation is MKFLFDLFPIILFFIAFKVADIYTATIVAMVATIGQILWVYYRHRKIDAMQWVSLVLIVVFGSLTIFLHDKTFIQLKPTALYWLFSGTLLISAHFFQKNWIQVLMGKQIALKPHSEKTAWQKLNAAWALFFFFMGALNLYVAFEYSEDTWVNFKLFGSTGLLIVFVILQGVWLSKHMEQAS